TGCGGCCGGGCCGGGAGCGGCGGAACCAGGCGCTGCTGAAGACGCTGCGGGGAGCTGCCCAGAGCGCCCGGTGGCCGGCCCGGGAGGACCCCACTGCCCGGTCTGGGCGCAGGTAAGGGGCTTCCCTTCCGGCCGGCGGCGAAGGTGCTTCCCCCCAGCCGTGGCGCGGGGGGGGCGTGGGCCAagggacccccctccccacctggagcGCGGCGTGCGCCCTGGAGAGCTGCGCCCTGCGCCACGGAGAGGCGAACCCTGGGGGGGTAATACTCCGGGGGGCCCCGATCCTGAGCACGCCCCGCTGGGTGGGGGCGGATCCCTGTCAGAGGCCAGAGGGGGCGGCTTGGGGGCAAAGAGGCGATTCTCCCGGGTGGCGCTTTCCGGGCGCTTGGGGTCCCCGCCGCGAGCCGGGCACAGGGCGCAGCCCTCGGGTGAGATCCGACCCCTGGGCCGCGGACGGGGACACAGAGGCGGTCCTGGAGCGGCCCGGGCGCGCGGGACCAGAACCCCCCAGCGGCTGGGgcttggggtcagggctggggacccccccacacacacacccggcCACACGTGCCCGGCTCGTGCTGCCAAGAGGCCACGGGGACTGGCGTGCGCGTCACGGGTGTTTTCCCCCGGCTGCGGCTCCCACCGGGCTGACCCcaagggaggagctggtggccgGGCTGCTGGGACCCGGCCCGCTCTGGCAGGGGTCGGGGGTGTCTGGGTCCCACTTCAGCCCCCCTCCCGGCTGGGATGGCTGACTTGCCCCTCGCGTGGATCCTGCCCGCATGTACGTGCCAGAGCAGCGCCTGCGCCCAAACCACCCCTGCCCAACGCGCGAGGGCCAGCTGGGCGTCTGCCCCGTGGGGCAGGACCCCCgacctctgggccagactctgcccaccccaggcagaggtgctggggagggggcagtggggtctaGTCGCCCCAGGCATTGTGGTATGGACGTGCCCTTTGCTGGCGTCAGCCCCTGGCACATCCTCTCCTGAGGGGCTCCCTGATTTACTTCTGCCCTGAGGCTGATCTGCTGGGGGGCCCCAGAGGTTTGGGGGCGCACAGAGCAGCTGGCACTTCCAGACACTCCGGGCTCCTGAATCTGCTTGTATGCGCTATGGGGCTCCCCACACGCTGCCCCAGTAATGCCTGTGCCCCCTGGAAACAGGCACACATCCTGCCCCTGGAAGCTGGGAAGGGGCCGAGCCAGGGAGGGGTCAGTGCTGCTGGGACCTGGGGCCAgagatgcccccccacctcccccagaatGGGGCCGGGCTCTGGCAGGAGGCTCTATTCTGCAGAGCTGGATGGGCGAGTGGGCCGGGGCTGCCCCAGGCGGGTGATGCTGGGATGGAAGGCAGAACCGGACGCTGCCACTGGGGTGGCACAAGGGACTGGGGGAGatggtgcccagcccagcctgacactgcctctccctgcccaggACAGGACccctctctcctgctgcccaccagctgctcccttgGCCCTGGCAGCGGCCAGGGTGCCCACCTCCAGGGACTCGCCCGCCTATGAAGCCGTGGGCCCCACCGCCGGGAtgtttcagctgtggggcagcgaGGTGCCAGGCGGCTCCAGGCTGAGTGCCCAAGCCCCGGCCTTTGGGCTGCCCAAGGCGCAGTACCCAGGGCACATGGCCCCCGAGCTGCCGCTCACCCCGCCAGCCGAGCCCACCTGCTCCTTCGAGCTGTCGCCCGTCAAGGTCTTGGCATCCCACGGCCTGCCCAGTGCCCACTTCCCCGAGGGGCAGGACTACcccggcttcctgccctgccccggggGCACGGCCGCCCGGCCCCTTGGCCCCgctcccccagctgccaccaccccagggGGCCCGGCAGACAACGCCCCCTGGTGGAGCCTGCAGCAGCCCGTGCCCACCTTCCCGCTgagccagcccctcctgctggggccacagccccccctggctgccctgctaCACGGCTCCCCCAaggggctgctgggccctgcccggcGCTGCCGCTGCCCCAACTGCCAGGCAGGTGCCGAGGTGCCCGGCCGGAAGAAGCAGCACCTGTGCCACCTGCCAGGCTGCGGGAAGGCCTATGGGAAGACATCACACCTGAAGGCCCACCTGCGGTGGCATGCGGGCGAGCGGCCCTTCGCCTGCGCCTGGCTCTACTGCGGCAAGACCTTCACCCGCTCGGACGAGCTGCAGCGCCACCTGCGCACGCACACCGGCGAGAAGCGCTTCGGCTGCCAGGGCTGCGGCAAACGCTTCCTGCGCAGCGACCACCTGGCCAAGCACCTGAAGACGCACCAGGGGCGGcggccccaggcccagccggGCACCCTCGAGCCAGAGTGACGGGCGGCCGcggtgggggaaactgaggcacgcgaTGGGGCGACGTGGGCGGCGGAGCAGGCCCAGCCGGGGACTTCCCCCCCCAGCAGGAAAGGTTCCTGATCCGGCAGCCTGGGCTCACCCCAGGAACGTTTGGAGAGAATCCGGCTGGTCCTGAGCGCTGGGCccccagcgcctgtgggtggGACTGGCATCACTGGCTGGGTGTGTGTTCCCCGGGCAGCCTGGACACCTCTTGTCACGGGAAAGAGACTGGTGGGATGAGCTGGTCAGCGCTGGGCAGTTCCCAGGGAGAAGGCAGCCTGGCAAAACCTCGGCTGGAGGGGACCCCCGAGCACCCCAGAGAACTGTGGAAGCCCCCCTGAGCACCCCAGACAGCCCCCAGAGACACCCCAGCAAATACCCTGGAGACCCATGGAGCTGCCCTCTCGCCAAGTGCTGCAACAGCTGGGGagaccctccttcccccaccccaagcaccccaGAGAACTGCAGAGACCCCCCCGAGTGCCCCAGACACCCGCAGACACACCCTGGCAAATACCCTGGAGACCCACGGAGCTGCCCTCTCGccaagctctgcagacagctggGGAGACCCTCCTTCCCCCGAGTGCCCCAGACACCCCCCCCGGAGACCCCCCCAGTGTGGCTATGTATGAACCCCCCCAGCACTTCAAGTCTCCGCAGAGGGTttgaccccccccgcccagcacctggagcagcatattcccagcacacacactgcagctctgcccccgcacccccagtcccagtactgctggcccagctggaggcTCCATGGGGGAGGTGGCGGTGCTGGGCccctccactccacccctcctccatTAGCCAAactgctgggggcgggaggggccaAGGGAGCGGCTGccaactccccctgcccccgctgcaGCCGGTGCAGTCGCTGGTGACATCACAGGGGGCAAGTGAGGTCACACACACACGTCTGACATCAGCGGGGGGGGGTGAGCTGCCCCCAGAGCATGACCCCCATTAAATGCCTGTCACCACCCAGCCACCCTGGTCCTGTCCCTTCTCTAGGGCCCCGGTGGgcgggcaggtgggagggagggagggggccccgGTTGCCTGGGGGTCACCCTGCTCGGTCCAGAGAAcctgggggggcagtgtggtTGAGGGGCGGAGCCTACGTGAgtctcctgcccccgcccccgaggTGAGGGAGGGTGctgagcccgggggggggggccctcctgGGGATTCTGGGCCCATCCCCTCATtaacctgggggtggggcagagccagacAATCCCCCTTTGTCAGCAAGGGAGCTCCTGGGACCTAGtgcccccaggctccctcccccaacctc
This sequence is a window from Carettochelys insculpta isolate YL-2023 chromosome 29, ASM3395843v1, whole genome shotgun sequence. Protein-coding genes within it:
- the LOC142003295 gene encoding transcription factor Sp5-like, whose amino-acid sequence is MFQLWGSEVPGGSRLSAQAPAFGLPKAQYPGHMAPELPLTPPAEPTCSFELSPVKVLASHGLPSAHFPEGQDYPGFLPCPGGTAARPLGPAPPAATTPGGPADNAPWWSLQQPVPTFPLSQPLLLGPQPPLAALLHGSPKGLLGPARRCRCPNCQAGAEVPGRKKQHLCHLPGCGKAYGKTSHLKAHLRWHAGERPFACAWLYCGKTFTRSDELQRHLRTHTGEKRFGCQGCGKRFLRSDHLAKHLKTHQGRRPQAQPGTLEPE